One window of Chamaesiphon minutus PCC 6605 genomic DNA carries:
- a CDS encoding DNA methyltransferase — translation MNDVDRQRVADFLNKWLGSEGNERANYQTFFGDLCVALNVPAPPPKGSEEGDRYCFDKNIKFFSEKAETTRFADFYKESHFLIEAKQGSTNSSKGHGKRGTKGYRDEMQKAFNQAKSYAYNRMLPSLPPFLLTCDIGSHFEVWQGFSGEYGSYGARQTINLKDLAQPEIFDRFVAIFTDPQSLNPEKYRARVTREVAAELAKLSRWLEEQGYEAHATANFLMRCIFTMFAEDVELLKGEVFTKALRDRWIPNPHTFKPEIEQLWQTMNTGGTFGFERILRFNGSFFEDATAFELPKEQLEVLYAAAAKDWSQVEPAIFGTLLERALEKKERSRLGAHYTPRSYVERLVRPVVMEPLRQQWDEVELELRRILVTPEGKEPTGLQQKKAEQEIAQFLTQLRQVRILDPACGTGNFLYVTLDLLKGLEQEAIARLVDVAGNVQLNVLEQVNPAQFLGIEINPRAAAIAELVIWIGYLQWYFKRYGNAAPPEPVLQAFGNIECRDAVLAYDGREPDLDPKTGEVRSRWGGKMMKHPVTGEDVPDPLDRVVIYKYLNARAAEWPEADYIVSNPPFIGKINMRESLGDGYTETLRRINKSIPDSVDLVMYWWNQAAELTHQSKVKRFGFISTNSISQTYNRRVIESYLEAKKNPLKLFFAVPDHPWIDAQDGASIRIAITAATTMIQPGTLAEVIAEAKNSNEEASLLFSFNYGCITPSLTVNVDLASVKSLKSNSGMACVGYQPTGQGFIVDRESANKLNIELGSKDSVILPLLSGRDITQKHRNLYAIDLFGLEIEKVQEEYPLIFQWLIDRVKPEREQNNNPTLRKHWWTFEKSRNTFRPAIKIINRFIVTSLTSKHRFFTFEMSRTIADSTTVIFALDNGFHFGVISSQIHVLWATEAGSRLGIGNDPRYIKTVCFDPFPFPDPTPEQKQKIRELGDRLDSHRKQVQAAHPDITITGMYNLLEKLRAGEPFTDADRAYNNRALVSTLKQIHDDLDTAVFAAYGWQDLAGKPTTEITETILERLVALNAERAAEERNGHIRWLRPEYQAPEQVQSTQTTLAGIGDEAETITTPVEQQKWPSQPKDQLAAIRDLLRSSSGAWTVVQIANQFTGKNTQKKLEAVGENLDRLEWFGLLVKREDTGITYWQYAELQQTA, via the coding sequence ATGAATGATGTCGATCGCCAACGAGTTGCAGACTTCCTAAATAAATGGTTGGGTTCGGAAGGGAACGAGCGGGCAAATTATCAAACCTTTTTTGGCGATTTGTGTGTGGCTCTAAATGTGCCAGCACCACCCCCAAAAGGCAGTGAGGAAGGCGATCGATACTGTTTTGACAAAAACATCAAATTTTTCAGTGAGAAGGCTGAGACGACGCGATTTGCGGACTTCTACAAGGAATCTCACTTTCTGATTGAGGCGAAGCAGGGGAGTACTAATTCGAGCAAAGGGCACGGCAAACGGGGGACGAAGGGCTATCGGGATGAGATGCAAAAGGCATTCAACCAGGCGAAATCTTACGCCTATAATCGGATGTTGCCGTCGTTACCGCCGTTTTTGCTGACTTGCGATATTGGTTCGCATTTTGAGGTATGGCAAGGGTTTAGCGGGGAGTATGGGAGTTATGGGGCGCGTCAGACGATTAATCTCAAGGATCTGGCGCAACCGGAAATATTTGACAGGTTTGTGGCAATTTTCACAGATCCGCAATCGCTCAACCCTGAGAAATATCGGGCGCGGGTGACGCGGGAAGTAGCGGCGGAATTGGCGAAGTTGTCGCGGTGGTTGGAGGAGCAGGGTTATGAAGCTCATGCGACGGCGAACTTTTTGATGCGGTGCATTTTTACGATGTTTGCCGAGGATGTCGAATTACTCAAGGGGGAGGTATTTACCAAGGCATTGCGCGATCGATGGATACCCAATCCGCACACATTTAAGCCCGAAATCGAACAGCTCTGGCAAACGATGAATACGGGTGGTACCTTCGGCTTCGAGCGGATTTTGCGGTTTAATGGGAGCTTCTTTGAGGATGCGACGGCGTTTGAGTTGCCCAAGGAGCAGTTGGAAGTCTTATACGCAGCGGCGGCGAAGGATTGGAGTCAGGTAGAGCCAGCGATTTTTGGGACGTTATTAGAACGGGCGTTGGAGAAGAAGGAACGCAGCCGTTTAGGGGCACATTATACACCGCGATCGTATGTCGAGCGGTTGGTGCGTCCGGTGGTAATGGAACCATTGCGCCAACAGTGGGATGAGGTGGAGTTGGAGTTACGGCGGATTTTAGTCACTCCAGAGGGGAAGGAACCGACGGGGTTGCAGCAGAAGAAGGCAGAGCAGGAAATCGCCCAATTTTTGACGCAATTACGTCAGGTGCGAATTTTAGATCCGGCTTGCGGTACCGGGAATTTCTTGTACGTGACGCTGGATTTATTGAAGGGGTTGGAGCAAGAAGCGATCGCGCGGCTGGTAGATGTGGCGGGAAATGTCCAATTAAATGTGTTGGAACAGGTGAATCCAGCGCAATTTTTGGGCATCGAAATCAATCCTAGAGCAGCCGCGATCGCAGAGCTGGTAATCTGGATCGGGTATCTCCAATGGTATTTCAAACGCTATGGCAATGCCGCACCGCCAGAACCCGTACTCCAAGCCTTCGGGAATATCGAATGTCGGGATGCGGTGTTGGCTTATGACGGGCGGGAGCCAGATCTAGATCCGAAAACGGGTGAGGTGCGATCGCGTTGGGGTGGGAAGATGATGAAGCATCCAGTGACGGGTGAGGATGTGCCAGATCCACTCGATCGAGTTGTTATTTACAAGTATCTTAATGCGCGGGCTGCGGAATGGCCAGAGGCAGATTATATCGTCTCAAATCCGCCGTTTATTGGAAAAATAAACATGCGTGAATCACTAGGAGATGGGTATACTGAAACATTAAGACGTATTAATAAAAGTATTCCTGATTCTGTAGATTTAGTTATGTATTGGTGGAATCAAGCTGCTGAATTAACCCACCAGAGTAAAGTCAAGCGTTTTGGTTTTATATCTACAAACTCCATAAGTCAAACATATAACCGTCGAGTGATTGAATCTTATTTAGAAGCAAAGAAAAATCCGCTTAAATTATTTTTTGCTGTACCAGATCATCCTTGGATCGATGCTCAAGATGGAGCATCTATTCGTATAGCGATAACTGCCGCTACTACGATGATTCAACCTGGTACATTAGCTGAAGTAATAGCTGAAGCTAAGAATTCTAACGAGGAAGCATCTTTATTATTTAGCTTTAATTACGGTTGTATAACGCCGAGCTTAACTGTTAATGTGGATTTAGCTTCTGTCAAATCCCTGAAATCTAATTCAGGAATGGCTTGTGTTGGCTATCAGCCAACAGGTCAAGGTTTTATAGTCGATCGAGAATCGGCTAATAAACTTAATATAGAATTAGGTTCAAAAGATAGTGTGATTTTGCCTCTTTTATCAGGCAGAGATATTACTCAAAAACATCGAAATCTGTACGCAATTGACTTGTTTGGATTAGAGATCGAAAAAGTCCAAGAAGAGTATCCACTGATTTTTCAGTGGTTAATCGATAGAGTCAAGCCAGAAAGAGAACAAAACAATAATCCAACTTTACGTAAACACTGGTGGACTTTTGAAAAGAGCCGTAATACTTTTCGGCCAGCCATCAAAATAATCAATAGATTTATCGTTACATCTTTAACGTCTAAGCATCGGTTTTTTACTTTTGAGATGTCGCGGACTATTGCAGATAGTACCACTGTTATTTTTGCTTTGGATAACGGATTTCATTTTGGAGTTATATCGAGCCAAATCCACGTATTATGGGCTACAGAGGCAGGAAGTAGACTAGGTATCGGAAACGATCCTCGATATATAAAAACGGTTTGCTTCGACCCCTTCCCATTTCCAGATCCTACCCCAGAACAAAAGCAAAAGATTCGAGAATTGGGCGATCGATTAGATAGCCATCGCAAACAAGTTCAAGCCGCCCATCCCGACATTACCATCACCGGAATGTACAACCTGCTCGAAAAACTCCGCGCTGGCGAACCATTTACCGATGCCGATCGAGCTTACAACAATCGCGCCCTCGTCTCCACTCTCAAACAAATCCACGACGACTTAGACACCGCCGTATTCGCCGCCTACGGTTGGCAAGACTTAGCCGGAAAACCCACCACCGAAATCACCGAAACCATCCTCGAACGTCTCGTCGCCCTCAACGCCGAACGCGCCGCCGAAGAACGCAACGGACACATCCGCTGGCTCCGCCCCGAATACCAAGCCCCCGAACAGGTGCAATCCACCCAAACCACTCTGGCAGGTATTGGGGATGAAGCAGAAACCATTACAACCCCCGTCGAACAGCAAAAATGGCCTAGTCAACCAAAAGACCAACTCGCCGCCATCCGCGACCTGTTACGCAGCAGCAGCGGCGCATGGACGGTGGTGCAGATTGCCAACCAATTTACAGGCAAAAATACCCAGAAGAAACTGGAGGCGGTGGGCGAAAATCTCGATCGACTAGAATGGTTTGGGCTGCTGGTTAAACGTGAGGATACAGGCATCACCTACTGGCAATATGCCGAGCTACAACAAACCGCTTAG
- a CDS encoding ArsR/SmtB family transcription factor, which produces MRPFYHPQAEDITLVGVLYALGDPVRLQIVHRLAQTGELTCSDLDCAVAKSTMSHHFKILRESGLVFTRKEGTQHINTLRSDDLNRLFPGLLAVVLHAPINTLA; this is translated from the coding sequence ATGCGACCCTTCTATCATCCCCAAGCTGAAGATATTACTCTTGTCGGCGTGCTATACGCATTAGGCGATCCCGTGCGATTGCAGATCGTCCACCGACTAGCCCAGACGGGGGAATTAACTTGCTCGGATCTAGACTGCGCTGTTGCTAAATCCACCATGTCCCATCATTTCAAGATTTTGCGCGAATCGGGACTGGTATTCACCCGCAAAGAAGGTACTCAACATATCAACACCCTCCGCTCTGACGATCTCAACAGACTATTTCCAGGATTATTAGCAGTAGTTTTGCACGCGCCAATTAATACTCTGGCATAG
- a CDS encoding alkene reductase produces the protein MTHLFTPLKMGALTLPNRILMAPLTRCRADKDHVPTALMAEHYSQRASAGLVIAEATAAMAGCSSFWTEPGIYNDAQVAGWKQVTDAVHAKGGQIVLQIWHGGRSCHPLMNDGAIPVAPSAIPITNDEIHTPNGKVAHVTPRALEDAEIPTIIAAFKAAAVNAKAAGFDGVEIHGANGYLLDEFLRDGSNHRSGAYGGAVENRARLLLEVLAATSDVWGSDRVGVRVSPLNSYNSMKDSDPIATYSWLANRLNDYNLAYLHVMRADFLGEQQGDVMTPMRSIYRGTIIGNMGYSAEEAEAAIADGKLDAVAFGTSFLANPDLPTRFAKNAPLNAPDPSKFYSSGAEGYTDYPYLAA, from the coding sequence TTGACCCATCTATTTACACCGCTGAAAATGGGAGCTTTGACTCTCCCCAATCGCATTCTGATGGCACCATTGACTCGCTGTCGGGCAGACAAAGACCACGTACCGACAGCTCTAATGGCCGAACACTACAGCCAACGGGCGAGTGCGGGATTAGTAATTGCCGAAGCCACTGCGGCGATGGCGGGTTGCTCGTCATTTTGGACGGAGCCAGGGATTTATAATGACGCGCAAGTAGCTGGCTGGAAACAAGTCACCGACGCAGTTCACGCCAAAGGCGGTCAGATCGTGCTCCAAATCTGGCATGGCGGGCGATCTTGCCATCCGCTAATGAATGATGGCGCAATTCCAGTGGCTCCGAGTGCGATTCCGATTACCAATGATGAAATTCATACACCCAACGGCAAAGTCGCACACGTAACGCCCCGCGCGTTGGAAGATGCCGAAATTCCGACGATTATTGCTGCCTTTAAAGCAGCGGCGGTAAATGCTAAAGCAGCAGGATTCGACGGTGTAGAAATCCACGGCGCGAATGGTTATTTATTAGACGAATTTTTGCGCGATGGCTCGAACCACCGCAGCGGTGCTTATGGTGGTGCTGTCGAAAATCGCGCTCGGTTGTTGCTAGAAGTACTAGCGGCGACGAGTGATGTTTGGGGTAGCGATCGAGTAGGCGTCAGAGTTTCGCCGCTCAATAGCTACAATAGTATGAAAGACAGCGATCCGATCGCCACTTACAGTTGGTTGGCGAATCGACTCAATGACTACAATCTTGCCTATCTCCACGTCATGCGCGCCGATTTCTTGGGCGAACAACAGGGCGATGTGATGACGCCAATGCGATCGATCTATCGCGGTACGATTATCGGCAATATGGGCTATAGTGCCGAGGAAGCCGAAGCGGCGATCGCGGATGGGAAGCTAGATGCAGTGGCTTTTGGGACATCGTTCTTGGCTAATCCAGATCTGCCGACACGGTTTGCCAAAAATGCGCCACTGAATGCGCCAGACCCTTCTAAATTCTATTCTTCAGGTGCTGAAGGTTATACAGATTATCCCTACTTAGCGGCCTAA
- a CDS encoding single-stranded-DNA-specific exonuclease RecJ — MLPQHRWQIAPSNRSQAAKLAAGITLTDGEATSPLLAQVLINRGIETVEQAELFIDPETAVLPSPLTEFPDLEISLDILVDAIENKSKIAICGDYDADGMTSTALLLRALSALGADVDYAIPSRMSDGYGINKRIVEEFHAEGVKLIITVDNGISAVAAIARAVELGLQVIITDHHDLPQELPPAQAILNPKLIAESSVYRAIAGVGVAYLLALELAQRLAKPSLSDELLELFTLGTIADLAPLTGINRRLVKQGLQLLPKSQVVGIQALIEMSGTQGGTTAKSMAMKPEDIGFRLGPRINAIGRIDDPQIIINLLTTEDMGVALARAIQCEQVNKQRQDMCARIEQEAIDLIATGNYNLKQNRVLVIVHPGWHHGVIGIVASRLVERYGVPVFIGTNEDEHPLGETHAVGVGEASPKEIRSETCRQTETSARFHPHIRGSARSIPEFNVFNALEYCHDLLGKYGGHRAAGGFSMPTENLEKFQHRLSEFAHKCLEIEHLKHLVKIDAEADLAAINMSLYEQIDAIHPCGMENPDPVFWTANVRVIEQKIVGKGHLKFTVNTPEFPQGIKAIAWRFGDYFPLPRYLDIAYKLKENNWKDSRAIELEIVSVRLPVASKTYQFNYQERDYNCSMSPDKERLTIVNAQGQALVINKGHKVAELIGAQEIKSIDITKPYYFKLIKTAMQVLQIN; from the coding sequence ATGCTGCCCCAACATCGCTGGCAAATAGCACCAAGCAATCGTTCCCAGGCTGCCAAATTAGCTGCGGGAATTACGCTTACAGATGGAGAAGCGACATCGCCATTGCTGGCGCAGGTATTGATAAATCGCGGGATTGAGACAGTCGAGCAAGCCGAGTTGTTTATCGATCCAGAGACGGCGGTACTACCTTCGCCATTGACGGAATTTCCCGATTTGGAAATTAGTCTGGATATCTTGGTGGACGCGATCGAAAATAAGTCTAAGATTGCGATTTGTGGGGACTACGATGCGGATGGCATGACTAGTACCGCCCTACTTTTGCGCGCACTCTCGGCTTTGGGTGCGGATGTAGATTATGCAATTCCCAGTCGGATGTCGGATGGGTATGGGATTAATAAGCGGATTGTGGAGGAGTTTCATGCTGAAGGGGTGAAACTGATTATCACGGTGGATAATGGCATCTCGGCAGTTGCCGCGATCGCTAGAGCGGTAGAATTGGGCTTACAGGTGATTATCACGGATCACCACGATCTACCCCAAGAATTACCGCCAGCACAGGCGATTCTCAATCCGAAACTAATTGCCGAGTCATCGGTTTATCGTGCGATCGCGGGTGTGGGAGTTGCTTATCTATTGGCTTTAGAATTAGCTCAGCGGCTAGCAAAACCATCTTTAAGCGATGAGCTATTAGAGTTATTTACATTAGGTACGATCGCCGATTTAGCACCACTGACAGGAATCAATCGGCGGTTGGTCAAACAGGGTTTACAACTATTGCCAAAGTCGCAAGTTGTTGGCATTCAAGCCTTAATTGAAATGTCTGGAACTCAAGGGGGCACGACGGCAAAAAGTATGGCGATGAAGCCAGAAGATATCGGGTTTAGATTGGGGCCGAGGATTAATGCGATCGGGAGAATTGACGATCCGCAGATTATTATTAATTTACTCACTACTGAAGATATGGGTGTCGCTCTTGCTAGGGCGATTCAATGCGAACAAGTTAATAAACAACGCCAAGATATGTGCGCGCGGATCGAACAAGAAGCGATCGATCTGATTGCAACTGGCAATTATAATCTCAAACAAAATCGCGTGCTGGTTATCGTCCATCCTGGCTGGCATCACGGCGTCATTGGCATCGTCGCCTCGCGATTAGTCGAACGCTATGGCGTTCCGGTATTTATTGGAACCAATGAGGACGAGCATCCGCTTGGTGAAACGCACGCTGTAGGCGTTGGCGAAGCCTCTCCGAAGGAGATACGAAGCGAGACGTGTCGCCAGACGGAAACCTCAGCGCGATTTCATCCGCACATTCGCGGTTCGGCGCGCAGCATTCCAGAGTTTAATGTGTTTAACGCTCTAGAATACTGTCACGATCTGTTGGGTAAATACGGCGGACATCGCGCAGCAGGGGGCTTTTCGATGCCAACTGAGAATCTAGAGAAATTTCAACATAGATTGAGCGAATTTGCCCATAAATGCTTAGAAATCGAACATCTCAAGCATTTAGTCAAAATTGATGCCGAGGCCGATCTAGCAGCCATTAACATGTCGCTGTACGAACAGATCGACGCGATTCATCCCTGTGGAATGGAGAATCCCGATCCGGTATTTTGGACGGCAAATGTCCGCGTCATCGAGCAAAAAATTGTCGGCAAAGGACATCTCAAATTTACCGTCAATACGCCAGAATTTCCCCAGGGAATTAAAGCGATCGCGTGGCGATTTGGCGATTATTTTCCATTACCGCGCTATTTAGATATTGCTTACAAACTCAAAGAAAATAACTGGAAAGATTCACGCGCGATCGAGTTAGAAATTGTCAGCGTGCGCTTACCAGTTGCCAGTAAAACTTATCAGTTTAATTATCAAGAGCGAGATTATAATTGCAGTATGTCTCCTGACAAAGAGCGACTGACGATTGTCAATGCTCAAGGCCAAGCTTTAGTAATAAATAAGGGTCACAAGGTTGCGGAGTTAATTGGGGCGCAGGAAATTAAGTCGATCGATATTACTAAGCCTTATTATTTTAAATTGATTAAAACTGCAATGCAAGTATTGCAAATTAATTAA